The window GTGGCCCTGGAAGTGGGGCATTACCCTACTGTTGAAATTGACGATATCTTGGCCCGCGCCAAGAAGTCAAACGACCCTCCCTTTATCATTGCCCTGGACCACCTTGAAGACCCGCACAATTTAGGGGCCATTCTCCGCACCGCCGAGGTGGTGGGGGGGCATGGGGTGCTGCTGCCCAAACAGCGTTCGGTTGACGTGACGCCGGCGGTAATCAGCGCCTCGGCCGGCGCCGCCGAACATATCTGGGTGGCAAAAATCCCCAATTTAACCCAGGCGTTGCAAAAACTCAAACAGGCTAATGTGTGGGTAGTTGGTGTGGAAAATACGCCGGATGCTTTGTTTTATCACCAGGCCAACCTTACCGGCGCTATTGTTGTGGTTGTTGGCAGCGAAGGGCGGGGGCTGAGCCGGCTGGTCAAAGAAACCTGCGACTTTTTGATTAAATTGCCCATGCGCGGGCAAATTGAATCGCTTAACGCCTCGGTGGCCTGCGGCCTGATTTTGTACGAGGTATGGCGGGCGCGGCAGTTTGACCAGCCCCTTACCCCAAAATCTCCTTAACCCTGGCGGCCACCGCCTGGCCTAACTTACAATGCTCGCCGAGGGCAAAGTGAATGCCGTCAAGATACCCCCGGGCCAAGCGATTGCCGCGATTGCCGCAGCGCCGGTCTCTGAGATAACGTTCTGGCTCATGTATTAAACGTGTGCGGATATGTCACCGCGAGCCAAGCCTTTCACGTAGTGAAAGGACGCGAAGCGGTCTCCACCCCTGCTGAATGGGGATTGCTTCGCTTCGCTCGCAATGACGTGCCCAGATTCTATACATGAGCCAACATTCTTTGGCAACCCTACCTCTTAAAACTTAAATTCTCCGCCGCTTTTTTCCTGGGCAATTTCTTTGGGCGCGCCTTCGGCCTCCAACTCGGCCAGCGATTCCCGTAAGGCGACCACAAACCGCTCATTTTCTTCCGGCAAACCAACCGTCACCCGTAGATGCGTGGGTAAATAAAATTGGGACATTGGCCGCACAATAACGCCGTGTTGCAAAAGTCGCTCAGAAACAAGGGCCGCGGGAAAAGGCGGTTTGAATAGGATAAAGTTGGACTGGCTCGGCCAGACCGGCATGTCCAGCCCAAGCAATTGCTCCATCAGCCAGCTTCGGCCAGATAGGATCAACTCAATAGTTTTTTTGATGTATTCGGTATCTTGCAAAGCAGCGATACCCCCGGCAAAAACTATCTGATTCAAATGAAAAGACTCGCGGGCGCGGGAGAGATAGCGGGCAATCTCCGGCGGGGCGATGGCGTAACCCAAACGCAAACCGGCCAGGCTATAGACTTTGGAGAAGCTGTGCAGGATGACGACATTTTTGCCCTGATGCACGTATGCCAGCGTGTCGGGATAATCAGCCGTGGTCACAAAGTGATAATACACCTCATCGGCCACCATAAGCACATTGGCGGGGACATTATTGACCAGCGTCTCCATCTGTTCAGCCGTGAGGGTGGTGCCGGTGGGATTGTTGGGGTTGCAGAGGTAAATAATGCGGGTGCGTCCGGTCAGCGCGCCCAAAATAGCTTCCACATCGTAAGTGTAATGTTCGGGGTGCAAGTCGGCGTAAACCATGTTAGCCCCAACCCGGCGCGCGGTTATTTCATAAACGGGAAAAGTTGGCCGGCAGATGACGCACTCGTCGCCTTCTTTTAAAAAGCCGGCCGCCAGCATTGACAAAATATCGCAGCCGCCGTTGCCGGTGACAAAATGATCGGGGGTTGTTCCCCGGCCAATAGTTTGGGCCAGGGCTTCGCGCAAACTCTCGTCGCCCATAGGCGGGTAGCGATTCAGCTCGACGGCGGCCTCTTGCATGGCTTTAACCGCCAGTGGCGACGGGCTGAACGGGCTTTCATTGGAAGCCAGTTTTATCACGTCGTCCAGGCCATATTTGTTTTTGATTGACTCGATGGACGCGCCGCCCACGTAAATGGGCGCAGCGGCAATGTAGGGATTAAATGGTAAAGATGATGAATTACTCAAAGCGCAACCTCCTGGATACGGTTTGGACAAATTTTTCACAACCGGGGATATGGGGGATAAAGTGCCGGTTTCCATTATATTGATTTGATTTTTATAGACAATTTTGAGCGACATCTCTATTCAGGCAGGGGCTATCATCAGTTAAAGAAATCACCATCGCTCAGTTTGCCGATTTCAGGGTAACAGGGTACTATAAGCTGATTTAGTGTGACGCCAGGTT is drawn from Anaerolineae bacterium and contains these coding sequences:
- the hisC gene encoding histidinol-phosphate transaminase, encoding MSNSSSLPFNPYIAAAPIYVGGASIESIKNKYGLDDVIKLASNESPFSPSPLAVKAMQEAAVELNRYPPMGDESLREALAQTIGRGTTPDHFVTGNGGCDILSMLAAGFLKEGDECVICRPTFPVYEITARRVGANMVYADLHPEHYTYDVEAILGALTGRTRIIYLCNPNNPTGTTLTAEQMETLVNNVPANVLMVADEVYYHFVTTADYPDTLAYVHQGKNVVILHSFSKVYSLAGLRLGYAIAPPEIARYLSRARESFHLNQIVFAGGIAALQDTEYIKKTIELILSGRSWLMEQLLGLDMPVWPSQSNFILFKPPFPAALVSERLLQHGVIVRPMSQFYLPTHLRVTVGLPEENERFVVALRESLAELEAEGAPKEIAQEKSGGEFKF
- the rlmB gene encoding 23S rRNA (guanosine(2251)-2'-O)-methyltransferase RlmB, which encodes VALEVGHYPTVEIDDILARAKKSNDPPFIIALDHLEDPHNLGAILRTAEVVGGHGVLLPKQRSVDVTPAVISASAGAAEHIWVAKIPNLTQALQKLKQANVWVVGVENTPDALFYHQANLTGAIVVVVGSEGRGLSRLVKETCDFLIKLPMRGQIESLNASVACGLILYEVWRARQFDQPLTPKSP